Proteins encoded together in one Pontiella desulfatans window:
- a CDS encoding PPC domain-containing protein produces the protein MDPHIGYIYPAGAQRGATATIVVGGQYLEGADGIHVSGGGVRAKVLDFERPLNQREIQQMRNKFDEIREEMGMEEDERPTRQPEQFRTMIEQAEKSGITMEDVQKMREQGRIRNDPKLQENAQIAEVVTVEIEVLPDARPGRRELRIMKDGRISAPLAFFIGDHAEWVEADGKNIEKPLPVVLNGQILPGETDRYSFKASKGDQLVVAAAARELIPHLADAVPGWFQAVMALYDSKGSELAYADDYRFNPDPALYYEIPTDGTYTLEIRDSIYRGRQDFVYRITLGEIPFITSIFPLGGKEGTTTVAIQGKNLPATTGTVGNQDSLDSVKGIPLAYPVPFAHSTLPELPETEPNNTVTDAMPIRSTCVINGRIGHPGDLDVFEIQLKKGEAFVAEVNARRLNSPLDSVLKITDAHGRQVAFNDDHEDRALGLLTHHADSRIAFVAPHQGTFLIHLGDTQNAGGPDHGYRLHLGRPEPDYELRIVPSHLNGAPGASIPFTAFALRKDGFNGEIKLELKNEIDGLRLDGARIPAGQEQVELTLTLPTDPLYVPEPLKIEGRAVIDGKPAVRPAVPAEDMMQAFIYHHLVPAEEILLANIESRFLRPQINCKTKDPLKLKPGTTTSVTFEAPTAFGRQQLDFNVEPHSVPAGVGIEDVTIGNGTIEVMLATDPALSVKGQEGNLIFELVIERNMQAREGREARTLRIPAGHLPAVPFKIM, from the coding sequence ATGGATCCGCACATCGGCTACATCTATCCCGCCGGGGCGCAGCGAGGAGCCACAGCCACCATCGTCGTCGGCGGGCAATACCTCGAAGGCGCGGACGGCATCCACGTTTCCGGCGGAGGCGTGCGCGCCAAGGTGCTCGACTTCGAGCGCCCTCTCAACCAGCGCGAGATCCAGCAGATGCGCAACAAGTTCGATGAAATCCGCGAGGAGATGGGCATGGAGGAGGACGAACGCCCAACCAGGCAACCGGAGCAGTTCCGCACCATGATCGAGCAGGCCGAAAAGTCCGGCATCACCATGGAGGATGTCCAAAAAATGCGCGAACAAGGCCGCATCCGCAACGATCCCAAACTTCAGGAAAATGCACAGATTGCCGAAGTGGTTACGGTCGAAATCGAGGTGCTTCCCGACGCCAGGCCTGGACGGCGCGAACTGCGGATCATGAAGGATGGCAGAATCTCCGCCCCGCTCGCCTTTTTTATCGGCGACCATGCGGAATGGGTGGAAGCCGACGGAAAAAATATTGAGAAACCATTGCCGGTCGTGCTCAATGGCCAGATTCTGCCCGGCGAGACCGACCGCTATTCCTTCAAGGCCTCCAAGGGCGACCAGCTCGTTGTGGCCGCCGCCGCGCGCGAACTGATCCCGCATTTGGCCGATGCCGTGCCCGGCTGGTTCCAGGCCGTCATGGCGCTCTACGATTCAAAAGGGAGCGAACTGGCCTATGCCGACGACTACCGCTTCAACCCCGACCCTGCGCTCTATTATGAGATTCCAACCGACGGAACCTATACGCTTGAAATCCGCGATTCCATCTACCGCGGGCGGCAGGACTTTGTCTACCGCATCACCCTCGGCGAGATCCCGTTCATCACCTCCATCTTCCCGCTCGGCGGCAAGGAGGGCACCACCACGGTCGCGATCCAAGGCAAGAACCTGCCCGCAACCACCGGCACCGTAGGCAACCAGGACTCGCTCGATTCGGTTAAGGGCATACCGCTCGCCTATCCCGTCCCGTTCGCGCACAGCACCCTGCCCGAGCTGCCGGAAACCGAACCCAACAACACGGTCACCGATGCCATGCCCATCCGCTCGACCTGCGTCATCAATGGCAGGATCGGCCACCCCGGCGACCTCGACGTATTCGAAATCCAGTTGAAAAAAGGCGAAGCCTTCGTGGCCGAAGTCAACGCGCGCCGGCTCAACTCGCCACTAGATTCCGTGCTGAAGATCACCGATGCGCACGGCAGGCAGGTGGCCTTCAACGACGACCACGAAGACAGGGCGCTTGGTTTGCTCACCCACCACGCCGACTCGCGCATCGCGTTCGTCGCGCCGCACCAGGGCACCTTCCTTATCCACCTGGGCGACACCCAGAACGCCGGGGGCCCGGACCATGGATATCGCCTCCACCTTGGACGCCCCGAACCGGACTACGAGCTACGCATTGTGCCCTCCCATCTCAACGGAGCCCCGGGAGCCAGCATCCCCTTCACCGCCTTCGCCCTACGGAAGGATGGTTTCAACGGAGAAATCAAACTGGAACTGAAAAACGAAATCGACGGGCTACGGCTCGATGGCGCCCGCATACCCGCCGGGCAGGAGCAGGTCGAACTGACCCTGACGCTACCGACCGATCCGCTCTACGTGCCCGAACCCCTGAAGATCGAAGGCCGTGCCGTGATCGACGGCAAGCCCGCCGTCCGCCCCGCCGTCCCGGCGGAGGACATGATGCAGGCGTTCATCTACCACCACCTCGTCCCCGCCGAGGAGATCCTGCTCGCCAACATCGAGAGCCGCTTCCTGCGCCCCCAGATCAACTGCAAGACCAAGGATCCGCTGAAGCTCAAACCCGGCACGACCACCTCCGTGACCTTCGAGGCCCCCACCGCCTTCGGGCGCCAACAGCTCGACTTCAACGTGGAACCGCATAGCGTACCGGCCGGGGTGGGCATCGAGGACGTGACCATCGGGAACGGCACCATCGAAGTCATGCTCGCGACCGACCCAGCGCTTTCCGTCAAGGGCCAGGAAGGCAACCTGATCTTCGAGCTGGTCATCGAGCGCAACATGCAAGCGCGCGAAGGACGCGAGGCGCGCACCCTCCGCATCCCCGCCGGCCACCTCCCCGCCGTGCCGTTCAAGATTATGTAG
- the gcvH gene encoding glycine cleavage system protein GcvH: MSVPQDLFYAKTHEWVSLDDGIATVGISDFAQSQLSDLTFVELPEVGTEFSAGDEAAVVESVKAAADVYAPVGGEIIEVNSELEDNPELINKDAFGAGWLFKIRVNDESEVDDMMDADSYEELCPDD, encoded by the coding sequence ATGTCGGTTCCACAAGATCTGTTCTACGCCAAAACCCATGAATGGGTATCTCTCGATGACGGCATCGCAACGGTCGGCATCAGCGACTTTGCCCAGAGCCAGCTCTCTGACCTGACCTTTGTTGAATTGCCCGAGGTGGGAACCGAGTTTTCTGCCGGCGACGAAGCCGCCGTGGTTGAATCCGTCAAGGCCGCCGCCGATGTCTACGCCCCCGTGGGTGGCGAAATCATCGAAGTCAACAGCGAGCTGGAAGACAACCCGGAACTCATCAACAAAGACGCTTTCGGCGCTGGCTGGCTCTTCAAGATCCGGGTGAACGACGAGTCGGAAGTGGATGACATGATGGATGCGGATTCCTACGAGGAACTCTGCCCCGACGACTAG
- the folK gene encoding 2-amino-4-hydroxy-6-hydroxymethyldihydropteridine diphosphokinase, whose translation MEIGFSLGSNLYNRKRLLMQAKNLLLSAPRTKFVDQSPIYETTPVDVKPEYQEMAYLNSVVIVESELPLDSWLSYIGKIEVSLGRERDQEDRNAPRPIDVDIIYAGGQIIDSGGLEVPHPRWAERRFVVQPLNDVRPDLILPEASKSVAQILGSLPPDEGLSVFDERW comes from the coding sequence ATGGAGATCGGGTTTAGCCTAGGTTCCAATCTTTACAATCGCAAACGGCTGCTGATGCAGGCGAAGAATCTGCTGTTGTCCGCGCCGCGTACCAAGTTTGTCGACCAGTCGCCAATCTATGAAACCACGCCGGTGGATGTGAAACCGGAATACCAGGAAATGGCCTACCTCAACTCGGTCGTGATTGTCGAAAGCGAGTTGCCGCTCGATAGCTGGCTCTCCTATATCGGCAAGATCGAGGTGAGCCTGGGGCGCGAGCGCGACCAGGAGGACCGCAACGCGCCGCGCCCGATCGATGTGGACATCATCTATGCCGGCGGGCAGATCATCGATAGCGGTGGGCTGGAGGTGCCGCACCCGCGCTGGGCGGAACGTCGCTTCGTGGTGCAACCGCTCAATGATGTGCGGCCCGATTTGATCCTGCCGGAGGCCAGCAAATCCGTCGCGCAAATCCTGGGCTCCCTCCCGCCCGATGAAGGCCTCAGCGTTTTCGACGAGCGTTGGTAG
- the dapF gene encoding diaminopimelate epimerase, protein MKIPFTKMHGAGNDFIMVDDRSLSFPLHDTGFVRRIASRRIGIGCDGLLLIQPSDVADFRMRFINPDGGEQDMCGNGARCIARLAFDQGIAPASMNIETGAGLVKATVRENQIRLELTEPTELELDLETGFDWPVDFVNTGVPHAVAWVVDLASLELGSVGSALRHHALFRPNGANANFAKVEADGTLSVRTYERGVEAETLACGTGATAVAVLASERGWAKLPVTVHCAGGFDLVIDSVQGITTLTGGAEYVFDGEVEYGDRV, encoded by the coding sequence ATGAAGATTCCCTTCACCAAGATGCACGGCGCGGGTAACGACTTCATCATGGTCGACGACCGTTCGCTGTCGTTTCCGTTGCACGACACGGGGTTTGTCCGGCGGATCGCTTCCCGGCGCATTGGAATTGGATGCGATGGCTTGCTCTTGATCCAGCCCTCGGATGTGGCCGACTTCCGCATGCGTTTCATCAATCCCGACGGAGGGGAGCAGGATATGTGCGGCAACGGGGCGCGCTGCATCGCCCGTCTGGCTTTCGACCAAGGCATCGCGCCGGCCTCCATGAACATCGAGACCGGGGCGGGGCTTGTGAAAGCGACCGTTCGTGAAAACCAGATCCGTCTGGAGCTGACCGAACCGACGGAGCTGGAACTGGATCTCGAAACCGGGTTCGATTGGCCGGTCGATTTCGTGAACACCGGCGTTCCGCATGCCGTGGCCTGGGTGGTGGACCTTGCATCGCTGGAGCTGGGTTCGGTCGGCAGTGCCTTGCGCCACCATGCCCTGTTCAGACCGAATGGGGCGAACGCCAACTTTGCGAAGGTTGAGGCGGATGGAACACTGAGTGTGCGCACCTACGAGCGCGGTGTGGAGGCCGAAACCTTGGCCTGTGGCACCGGGGCAACGGCCGTGGCGGTGCTTGCATCCGAAAGAGGGTGGGCCAAGTTGCCCGTTACCGTGCATTGCGCCGGGGGCTTTGATTTGGTAATTGATTCAGTTCAGGGAATCACCACGCTCACGGGTGGTGCCGAATACGTTTTTGATGGGGAGGTCGAATATGGAGATCGGGTTTAG
- the lipB gene encoding lipoyl(octanoyl) transferase LipB: MKAWSVSFSNPVPYRQGLDIQRRLLKARQDGLIPDTVLILQHTPTVTLGNRGRDNYLLKTEAEYRELGIDLFHVERGGDVTFHGPGQWVLYPILYLGGNDADSHGYLNNLEETAIRTLADHGIEGFRREGKSGAWTQAGKIAAIGFRLKKWVSFHGMSFNVANDLMGFDTIVPCGLVGEPVATMKTILGDQCPEMPAVGDSLLNHFSTVCNRELERFDADGELPPDLARFIVDEDSSFV, from the coding sequence ATGAAGGCCTGGTCGGTCAGTTTCAGCAATCCCGTTCCCTATCGGCAAGGACTGGACATCCAGCGCCGTTTGCTCAAGGCGCGTCAGGATGGGCTGATTCCGGACACCGTGTTGATTCTTCAGCATACACCGACCGTCACGCTGGGCAACCGCGGGCGCGATAACTATCTGCTCAAGACCGAAGCGGAATACCGCGAGCTGGGCATCGACCTTTTCCATGTCGAGCGCGGTGGCGATGTCACCTTCCATGGCCCCGGCCAGTGGGTGCTTTATCCCATCCTCTACCTCGGCGGGAACGACGCCGATTCGCACGGCTACCTCAACAACCTTGAGGAGACCGCCATCCGCACGTTGGCCGACCATGGCATCGAAGGCTTTCGCCGCGAAGGCAAGTCCGGCGCGTGGACCCAGGCCGGAAAGATCGCCGCCATCGGCTTCCGCCTCAAGAAATGGGTCTCCTTCCATGGCATGAGCTTCAACGTCGCCAACGACCTCATGGGTTTCGACACCATCGTGCCGTGCGGCCTCGTCGGCGAACCCGTCGCCACCATGAAAACCATCCTCGGCGACCAATGCCCGGAAATGCCCGCCGTCGGCGACTCCCTCCTCAACCATTTCTCCACCGTCTGCAACCGCGAACTGGAACGGTTCGATGCGGATGGGGAGCTGCCTCCTGATCTGGCGAGGTTCATCGTAGACGAAGATTCCAGCTTCGTTTGA
- the panC gene encoding pantoate--beta-alanine ligase, giving the protein MQIIESPEEMQRLALFLKRSGKTIGFVPTMGFLHAGHLSLMRLAREKCDVLVASIFVNPTQFGPNEDLDAYPRDFERDELLCEEEGVDIVFYPEPGNMYAADASVWVDEESLSGVLCGASRTGHFRGVCTVVAKLFNLVLPDLAVFGEKDAQQLRIIERMVRDLNFPVEIVRGAIVREPDGLAMSSRNKYLTELQRRNALCLRQALDHVVDLVGQGVVDVAVLGKSVANLMASVPDAVVDYVEFVDDETLQPVGRVKGKTLVALAVKIGTTRLIDNAVVVP; this is encoded by the coding sequence ATGCAAATCATTGAATCTCCCGAAGAGATGCAGCGCCTTGCGCTGTTCCTGAAGCGGTCGGGCAAGACGATCGGCTTTGTGCCCACCATGGGGTTCCTGCACGCAGGCCATCTTTCGCTCATGCGACTGGCCCGCGAAAAATGCGATGTGCTGGTTGCGAGCATCTTCGTGAATCCAACCCAGTTCGGCCCCAACGAAGATCTCGATGCCTACCCGCGCGATTTCGAGCGGGATGAATTGCTCTGCGAAGAGGAGGGCGTCGATATTGTTTTTTATCCGGAGCCCGGCAACATGTATGCCGCCGACGCCAGCGTGTGGGTGGACGAGGAGTCGCTCTCGGGCGTGCTCTGCGGCGCATCGCGCACCGGCCATTTCCGCGGGGTTTGCACCGTCGTTGCCAAGCTATTCAATCTGGTGCTGCCGGATCTGGCCGTCTTTGGCGAAAAGGATGCGCAGCAACTGCGCATCATCGAACGCATGGTGCGCGACCTTAACTTTCCGGTGGAGATTGTGCGGGGCGCCATTGTTCGCGAACCGGACGGCTTGGCGATGAGCTCGCGCAATAAATACCTGACCGAACTCCAGCGCCGGAATGCGCTTTGCCTCAGGCAGGCGCTCGACCACGTGGTGGATCTGGTTGGCCAGGGGGTGGTGGATGTTGCCGTTCTTGGAAAGTCCGTCGCGAATCTTATGGCCAGCGTGCCCGATGCGGTTGTCGACTATGTCGAGTTCGTCGATGACGAAACATTGCAGCCCGTCGGGCGGGTCAAAGGGAAAACCTTGGTTGCGCTTGCCGTGAAAATTGGAACAACGCGCCTAATTGACAATGCCGTGGTCGTGCCGTAG
- a CDS encoding nucleotidyltransferase, with the protein MENQVLPDDFKEFLKLLNAHEVEYLLIGGYAVGYHGYPRTTADMDVWVALNPDNARKLVGVFHEFGMVSDDISENLFLEPGNIVRMGLAPVRIEVLNEIDGVEFDECRRRSLSTQIDDVDVPLISLADLRLNKKASGRYKDLDDLDNLPEK; encoded by the coding sequence ATGGAAAACCAAGTGCTACCGGACGACTTCAAAGAATTCTTGAAGTTGCTAAACGCTCATGAGGTTGAGTATCTGCTGATCGGCGGGTATGCAGTGGGCTACCACGGATACCCACGAACGACTGCGGATATGGATGTCTGGGTGGCTTTGAATCCCGATAATGCAAGAAAGCTGGTCGGCGTCTTTCACGAGTTCGGCATGGTGTCGGATGACATCTCGGAAAATCTCTTTCTTGAGCCCGGAAATATTGTGCGCATGGGATTGGCTCCGGTAAGAATCGAAGTGCTTAATGAAATCGACGGCGTTGAATTCGATGAGTGCCGTAGACGTTCGTTAAGCACTCAAATTGATGACGTGGACGTTCCCCTTATTTCTCTTGCCGACTTACGGCTAAACAAAAAGGCTTCGGGACGTTACAAAGATTTGGATGACCTCGATAACCTGCCGGAGAAGTAG
- the panB gene encoding 3-methyl-2-oxobutanoate hydroxymethyltransferase has protein sequence MKWTAAKIKALKGEQRIAMLTAYDALTASLVEDAGIPAILVGDSLGMTVLGYETTLPVGMDEMLHHTAAVSRGVKNALIIADMPFMSYQPSIAMALENAGRFIKEAHADAVKVEGGALRGELIESLVKNGVPVLGHIGLTPQSIKEMGGYKVQGKTSEQARQLMDDAMAVEQAGAFAIVLECVPAELGAMISGALSIPTIGIGAGVGCDGQVLVFTDLLGISGKPAPRFVKRFATLHPLISEALASYKSEVEDGSFPSEEHTY, from the coding sequence ATGAAATGGACAGCCGCAAAGATTAAGGCCCTGAAGGGCGAACAAAGGATTGCCATGCTAACGGCGTATGATGCGCTCACGGCATCGCTGGTGGAGGATGCCGGCATCCCTGCCATTCTGGTGGGCGACTCGCTGGGCATGACCGTGCTCGGCTATGAAACAACCCTGCCCGTCGGCATGGACGAAATGCTGCACCACACGGCGGCGGTTTCGCGCGGGGTGAAGAATGCCCTGATCATTGCCGATATGCCGTTCATGTCCTATCAACCCTCCATCGCCATGGCCTTGGAAAATGCCGGACGCTTCATCAAGGAAGCACATGCCGATGCCGTGAAGGTCGAGGGCGGCGCGCTGCGCGGCGAGTTGATCGAGTCGTTGGTGAAGAACGGCGTGCCGGTGCTGGGGCATATTGGCCTAACCCCGCAAAGCATCAAGGAGATGGGCGGCTACAAGGTTCAGGGCAAGACCTCCGAGCAGGCCCGGCAACTGATGGACGATGCCATGGCGGTCGAGCAGGCCGGGGCGTTTGCCATTGTGCTTGAATGCGTTCCCGCCGAGCTGGGCGCAATGATTTCCGGCGCGCTCTCCATTCCCACCATCGGCATCGGGGCCGGCGTCGGGTGCGATGGCCAGGTGCTGGTATTCACCGACCTGCTCGGGATCAGCGGGAAACCCGCGCCCCGGTTTGTGAAAAGATTCGCAACGCTCCATCCGCTGATCAGCGAGGCGCTCGCGTCCTACAAGTCCGAAGTCGAGGACGGTTCCTTCCCGTCCGAAGAACACACCTATTGA